A window from Agrobacterium tumefaciens encodes these proteins:
- a CDS encoding Csu type fimbrial protein, translated as MKFSTSSYLLSLAALVLTPASGLAQVASTNFNVQITIQAACQINSAGNLDFGTNGVIGAPIDATSQIVVQCTASTPFSLGLSAGAGSGATVANRLMTSTAGATISYSLYTTAAHSTVWGNTVGTDRQTGTGTGAPQNFTVFGRVPAQTTPAVGVYTDTVTATLNY; from the coding sequence ATGAAGTTTTCGACATCAAGCTACTTGTTATCGCTGGCGGCACTGGTTCTTACACCGGCATCAGGCCTTGCGCAGGTCGCCTCGACAAATTTCAACGTTCAGATCACCATTCAGGCGGCATGCCAGATCAACTCGGCCGGCAACCTCGATTTCGGGACCAACGGCGTGATCGGCGCGCCGATCGACGCCACCAGCCAGATCGTCGTGCAATGCACTGCTAGCACGCCGTTCAGCCTCGGTCTCAGCGCCGGCGCCGGCTCGGGCGCGACGGTTGCCAACCGGCTGATGACATCGACTGCGGGTGCGACCATTTCCTACTCGCTTTATACGACTGCGGCACATAGCACGGTGTGGGGAAATACCGTGGGAACGGACCGGCAAACGGGCACGGGAACCGGGGCGCCACAGAATTTCACTGTCTTTGGGCGCGTACCTGCCCAGACGACACCTGCGGTCGGCGTCTATACCGATACGGTGACGGCCACGCTCAATTACTGA
- a CDS encoding fimbrial biogenesis chaperone produces MRLFTLAAAFFAGLSVSPSQAASLRVAPVLLDLKAPTAASSLRIWNDAKTPINVQVRIFRWTQQNGQDVYTAVNDVVASPPMTQLKGGAENLIRIVRLSKTPVRAEESYRIIVDELPPAGKPQSGTVNLVVRHSIPVFFSPASTGDAEPVWKVTPQGKGYKVSVSNAGERRIRIANLILSSGNGQPVGRQQGLVGYVLGKSAATFLVPATGGKAGGTLKISADSEGGPVNATARVSGG; encoded by the coding sequence ATGCGTCTTTTTACCTTAGCGGCTGCGTTTTTTGCCGGTTTGAGTGTCTCACCTTCACAGGCTGCATCCTTACGGGTCGCCCCCGTTCTTCTCGATCTCAAGGCCCCGACAGCGGCCTCCAGCCTTCGCATCTGGAACGATGCAAAAACCCCGATCAACGTGCAGGTCCGGATTTTCCGCTGGACCCAGCAGAACGGCCAGGACGTCTACACGGCGGTGAACGACGTCGTCGCCAGCCCGCCGATGACGCAGCTGAAGGGCGGCGCGGAAAATCTCATCCGCATTGTCCGGCTCTCCAAAACACCCGTCAGGGCGGAGGAAAGTTACCGCATCATCGTCGACGAATTGCCGCCGGCGGGAAAACCGCAATCCGGCACCGTCAATCTGGTGGTCCGCCACTCCATACCCGTCTTCTTCTCGCCCGCTTCCACCGGTGACGCAGAGCCAGTCTGGAAAGTGACGCCGCAGGGCAAGGGTTACAAGGTCTCTGTGTCGAACGCAGGCGAAAGGCGCATCAGGATCGCCAACCTGATACTGTCAAGCGGCAACGGCCAGCCGGTTGGCCGCCAGCAGGGGCTGGTGGGTTATGTACTCGGCAAATCCGCCGCAACCTTCCTCGTTCCTGCAACGGGCGGCAAGGCTGGCGGCACGTTGAAGATTTCGGCAGACAGCGAAGGCGGCCCCGTCAATGCGACGGCGCGCGTCTCGGGCGGCTGA
- a CDS encoding fimbria/pilus outer membrane usher protein, with protein sequence MRRRASRAADLAVLTIAGLTVFFSGSFSMAQDIPPAAAAPSVAAGEAGQLQLEVYINDVSTDLIATFRQNDAGSLLIEPDQLKNIGISPVESAIGADGWIDVSRLPGVTARYDESTQSVHFTLPMAARASKVIDASGKSTHEEGEETEEKAASNFGGLVNYTIYGSSGGGTWSDIADFNGVSALLESRVFGPLGVLSSSQVLSTSRLSEFDTQRLDTTWSYSNEETLTTYRAGDLITGGLSWTRPTRLGGLQIRRNFDLRPDIITMPMPEFAGSAAVPSTVDVYVNNIRRLSQDVPEGPFSITNLPVISGAGNARLVVRDALGREIVSETPFYTSPDLLAQGLVDFSAELGFARRDYGTSSFDYDDRLLGSATVRYGVSDGFTVEGHAEGGEDFYNIGLGGVFTLGAHGLAAISGASSRFGDESGYQLSASVEAELLGVRLNARSQRAFGDYNDMASVSANTSKIQPISGLLSVRPPRALDQISVSTQLGFDETSLNFSYTQLETFDERRSRLLGLSATRPFGENGNIFITAYKDLEDSNSYGIFAGLSWSFGGGVSGSAGMSSNADGYSLTAEVVKSEEQAEGSYGWRLRGALGGNDMASASGSYRGSAARVSAGIDQFNRTTQAYAQIEGSIALAGGDVFIGNRIDDAFAVVDAGAPGVDILLENRPIGQTNRRGKILLPNLRSYDINNITLDPSNLPVDARIDHTKQTVRPTERAGAVVNFKVETEGQVALVTLKTESGDFIETGSTGTIDGKREFMVGYDGQAYLDNIGETHRLSITQPTRGKCEAEITVPAAGAQRATLETLCRSVQ encoded by the coding sequence ATGCGACGGCGCGCGTCTCGGGCGGCTGACCTTGCCGTTTTGACGATTGCCGGTTTGACGGTCTTTTTTTCGGGCAGCTTCTCCATGGCGCAGGATATTCCCCCTGCGGCAGCAGCGCCTTCTGTTGCCGCAGGAGAAGCGGGACAATTGCAGCTCGAAGTCTACATCAATGATGTTTCGACAGACCTGATCGCGACATTTCGCCAAAACGACGCCGGATCGCTTCTCATCGAGCCGGATCAGCTGAAGAATATAGGGATTTCCCCGGTCGAGAGCGCAATTGGCGCGGATGGCTGGATCGATGTCTCCCGGCTGCCCGGAGTGACGGCGCGTTACGATGAAAGCACCCAGTCCGTGCATTTCACCCTGCCTATGGCGGCACGGGCGAGCAAGGTGATCGACGCGTCAGGCAAAAGCACGCACGAAGAAGGCGAAGAGACCGAGGAAAAGGCCGCGAGCAACTTTGGAGGTCTGGTGAATTACACGATCTACGGCTCGTCCGGCGGTGGCACATGGTCTGACATCGCCGATTTCAACGGCGTTTCCGCCCTTCTGGAAAGCCGGGTTTTCGGCCCGCTCGGCGTATTGTCCTCGTCCCAGGTTCTGAGCACGTCGCGCCTGTCTGAATTCGATACGCAGCGCCTCGATACCACCTGGAGCTATTCGAACGAAGAAACGCTGACGACCTATCGCGCCGGTGACCTGATCACGGGCGGGCTGAGCTGGACCCGGCCGACCCGGCTGGGCGGCCTGCAAATCCGCCGAAATTTCGATCTGCGGCCGGATATCATCACCATGCCCATGCCCGAATTTGCCGGTTCCGCCGCCGTGCCCTCCACGGTCGATGTCTATGTCAACAATATCCGCCGCCTGTCGCAGGATGTGCCGGAAGGCCCCTTCTCCATCACCAATCTTCCCGTCATCAGCGGCGCGGGCAATGCAAGACTGGTGGTGCGGGATGCGCTCGGCCGCGAAATCGTGTCGGAAACGCCATTTTATACCTCGCCTGACCTGCTGGCGCAGGGTCTTGTCGATTTCTCGGCCGAACTCGGTTTTGCCCGGCGCGACTACGGAACCTCGTCCTTCGATTACGACGACAGGCTGCTCGGATCGGCGACGGTGCGTTACGGCGTATCGGACGGGTTCACGGTCGAAGGCCATGCGGAAGGCGGCGAGGATTTCTACAATATCGGCCTTGGCGGTGTCTTCACGCTCGGAGCCCATGGATTGGCGGCAATCTCCGGCGCATCCAGCCGTTTCGGCGACGAAAGCGGCTATCAACTTTCCGCAAGCGTCGAGGCCGAACTGCTCGGGGTGAGACTTAATGCACGATCGCAACGAGCATTCGGCGACTATAACGACATGGCCTCCGTTTCCGCCAATACATCGAAAATCCAGCCAATATCCGGGCTGCTGAGCGTGAGACCGCCCCGCGCCCTCGACCAGATTTCCGTTTCCACGCAGCTGGGTTTCGATGAAACGAGCCTCAACTTCTCCTACACCCAGCTCGAAACCTTCGATGAGCGCCGGTCCCGCCTTCTCGGTCTCTCCGCCACGCGGCCCTTTGGCGAAAACGGCAATATCTTCATTACCGCCTATAAGGACCTCGAAGACAGCAACTCCTACGGCATTTTTGCCGGCCTCTCCTGGTCGTTCGGCGGCGGCGTCTCGGGCTCCGCCGGCATGTCGTCCAATGCTGATGGATATTCGCTGACGGCGGAAGTCGTGAAATCCGAAGAACAGGCGGAAGGGAGTTACGGCTGGCGGCTGCGCGGGGCGCTCGGCGGCAACGACATGGCCTCCGCATCCGGCAGCTATCGCGGAAGTGCCGCACGCGTTTCGGCCGGCATCGACCAGTTCAACCGCACGACACAGGCCTATGCCCAGATCGAAGGATCGATCGCGCTCGCCGGCGGCGATGTCTTTATCGGAAACCGGATCGATGACGCCTTCGCCGTTGTGGATGCGGGCGCGCCCGGTGTCGATATACTTCTGGAAAACCGCCCGATAGGCCAGACGAACCGCCGCGGCAAGATATTGCTGCCGAACTTGCGCTCCTACGACATCAACAACATCACGCTCGACCCCAGCAATCTGCCGGTCGATGCCCGCATCGACCACACGAAACAGACCGTGCGGCCGACCGAGCGGGCCGGCGCAGTTGTCAACTTCAAGGTGGAAACCGAGGGCCAGGTGGCGCTGGTGACACTGAAGACCGAGAGCGGTGACTTCATAGAAACCGGATCGACCGGCACGATAGACGGCAAGCGCGAATTCATGGTCGGCTATGACGGGCAGGCCTATCTCGACAATATCGGCGAAACCCATCGGCTCAGCATCACGCAACCCACCAGGGGAAAATGTGAGGCCGAAATCACCGTTCCCGCCGCAGGCGCTCAACGCGCAACTCTCGAAACCCTATGCAGGAGCGTTCAATGA
- a CDS encoding Csu type fimbrial protein: MKVPIRAALAIAASFAASPVLAQSCTFSMSDMNFGFVNLAGGAAVDTTATLSVTCNNPLSLALSIRICPNINAGSGGQSGGIRRMLQGSNILNYQLYQNSARTTSWGSITQPALGSPPPIDLLLSPLINTASRTVYGRINASQSSAARGLYLSSFAGAETSFTYTSYTLIPPSCSSITQNPTQVPFTVSAAVAPTCIISAQNINFGSHGVLNTAVDANGAVNLTCTNGLNYSVALNGGLSNSPPAARQMVQGAASIIYGLYRDISRTNVWGSAAGQIATGTGNGSLQTLTVYGRVPVQNTPAPGNYADTVVVTVNY; the protein is encoded by the coding sequence ATGAAGGTCCCGATCCGCGCTGCGCTTGCCATCGCCGCCTCTTTCGCCGCCTCTCCGGTTCTGGCGCAAAGCTGCACCTTCAGCATGTCGGATATGAATTTCGGCTTCGTCAACCTCGCGGGCGGCGCAGCCGTGGACACCACGGCGACATTGTCAGTAACCTGCAACAACCCATTGTCGCTGGCGCTTTCCATTCGCATCTGCCCCAACATCAATGCCGGCAGCGGCGGACAGTCGGGCGGCATCCGCCGGATGCTTCAGGGCAGCAACATCCTCAATTACCAGCTCTATCAGAATTCCGCCCGAACAACCTCTTGGGGATCGATCACGCAGCCAGCACTCGGATCGCCTCCGCCGATCGATCTGCTGCTGTCGCCGCTGATCAACACCGCCAGCCGCACAGTCTATGGTCGGATCAATGCGAGCCAGTCCTCGGCGGCGCGCGGACTTTATCTCTCCAGCTTTGCCGGAGCAGAGACCAGTTTCACTTATACAAGCTATACCCTCATTCCACCGAGCTGCTCCTCCATCACCCAGAACCCCACCCAGGTGCCATTCACCGTGTCGGCCGCCGTGGCGCCCACCTGCATCATCTCGGCTCAGAACATCAACTTCGGCAGTCACGGCGTGCTCAACACGGCGGTCGATGCGAACGGCGCCGTCAATCTCACCTGCACCAATGGCCTGAACTACAGTGTGGCGCTGAATGGCGGCCTGAGCAACAGCCCGCCCGCCGCGCGCCAGATGGTGCAAGGTGCGGCGTCGATCATCTACGGTCTCTATCGCGATATAAGCCGCACCAATGTGTGGGGAAGCGCTGCCGGGCAAATCGCCACCGGCACCGGGAACGGCAGCCTACAGACTTTGACCGTCTATGGGCGCGTGCCGGTGCAGAACACGCCGGCACCGGGAAATTACGCCGATACGGTCGTCGTGACGGTGAACTACTGA